AAACAAGGTCGCATATACCTGCTATGGTCAGGCCAACATGCAGCAGTGTGACTGTGATGGCGTAGTCCCACACCCATTCTTCCACAATCCAAGCAAACAGCAGGCCTCCCAGGATATAAGTCACCTCTGTGGAGATTACACACACTgcaacagaaaaacacacaaacaaaaacaaaggctGAGATTTAACACAGTGGCTGGGGTGTGTGTCAAATAATCGCTATATAATGAAGCGATTCCATAACTGTTCATTTATTATTCTATTTATGGTTAATATGATTAATCTTTTCAATTTACATACAtttaccccacccccccaccccacccagaaACCATACATTATGAGTGACCTACATGTAAATCACATATGTATATGCCCTGGTAAAAGAAATAAGTGCCATACCTAAATATTTGGGATTGTGCCATGATGGTTGGGTTGTGTAGTCGAAGGGAGCCAACATGCTGTCAACCTCCTCCACCCTATTGGGGCGAGACAAAGCATATCCACATGTGAGACAGATGCAACCCGTACCACACTAGTACCATGACACAGACCTGCCCAGAGAGAGGCCTCGGCTCCACAGTCTTATTTTGATAAAagaacacagaaaaaaaaaacactacagaTGTGCTGATAATAAGTGACCAGTGTCCATTTTAGACGCCTTCACGGCTCTTTGGTTGCTTTATAACGCGGCTTTTGTTGCCCTTTTGTGCAGGGAATGCACAAAGAAATATTCTTTGTCAGTGACATTTTTCAGGTAAAACGGTGATCAATCAAATCAGTGCTTTAATCTCTGTACTAACAGCCAATGGAATCTAGATCACATCCCTTGCTTGTTAATCACATCAAAAGGAAAACCGACTCAACTAGGGtgttcaaaacattttagtgaACATAGTGAGACCTGTACTACATAAGAAGACATATTCAACATAGTCGAAACACTGTACTGCTTTGCTGTCATACTGCAGCTCCTCGTAAGAGGCCAAGCTCACCCTAACAGGAAGTGCTTGTGAGTTGCTCACCACAACACAAGAGGTCGACGCATACAGAACCGGAGGAAGTTCTTCTTAAATACTATGGAAAATATTTCTAAGCCTCACCTGAATATGCCTATGCACAGGCTGACAGCAATAAAGTAGAGTGCATAGAAAGTCACCATGCACATTAGCAAGTTCTGGAGAACAATCTGCAGAAATTAAGATAATGTTATTTGCTTATGTTTCCAGGATGACAAGTATGTATAGAACAGTGTAAAAACAGATATGATCCTTTATcagttttaaatgttaaaagttaAAAACTGTATGCATGGATTGAAATTATTACAGAACACATTTGTCTGAGTGTGACATGTTGTTACGTATATAAAGCCACATAGAAGACAATAACACAAGTcaaaacattttgaatttgcACTGTAAAATGTTTTACTTCAAACAGTTAACTCACTTGTAACCAAACATGACCTGTGTACACACTTtcacaaatccacacacacacacacacacacaaaaacaaagcgTCTTCTCAGCTAACCTCCTTCACTTACGGCCCAACAAATGGGCTCTCAAAAAAatacataatgttttttttttacccaagtGTCGTTGAGTTTGTTGTTGACAGGCAGCTGTCCATGGCGTTTGATGAAAGTGACTGAGCAACACCTGCAGCAGTAGTCCAAAAACATGAATCTTCCTCCCCGAATCTTTAATGGTGGCAGGCAGCAGACATCTACGGCAGACGCAGGTGAGGCAGACACACGGTGCTGGACAAGGGCTGGGCTTAACCGGATTAGCCCAACGCAAAAAGCCTCTCTCAATCTGGGCCGGGATAAAGCCCACCCCTTTAGGCCTGTCCCACACACTCCCTGAGTGATGGGACTAAAAATACTCCAATTACTGTACCTAGCACTGCTAGGACACTGGCTAACACTGGCATGTCTCTTCCATTATCAGTGCTTGACATGGGCTGCATGCAGATACATGTTTGTTGTCAATGTAATTCTGCTTTAGTGTGAATAGCTGGTGGGGCCCAGGGACGGTGGCCAGAGTCCCTCCACACTTAAGGCGGTGAGGCTGCTGACGAGAGTGGTGTTGTCCAAAGAGTCAGAAGGCCTATAGGCCTGATGCCGCAGCCAGCTTTCCCCCAGTATTTATAATGGATTCCTATGTTCTTCCCAAGTACGCACAGGGGAAAAAAGCATGATATGATGTGATGCAGGTTGAGCTGCCTGGCACACATATTGTAATCCTCTCATTTAGCTCAAACTAAGCCAGTGGCATCAGAGCTGCAAAAGGGTGAAATCACTGCAACATCACTGATTATACTTATGCTGCAATGTACTGTTTATCATGTGCATGTTATCAGTAATCACATTTTGTCATGATGCTTTGTCAGTTAATAGTAATCATACAATATGCAGACAACTCGTCTAATAACTATTTGGTTAACCCATTGTACCTATTTCTACCTAGAATGCATGGAGGTAAACACACACTAAGTTTATAGGTGAAATATTGCTGAGCTTGTTGACAGGAGAAAGAAACAACAAAGGGCTTGAGGAAATGGAGTCTCCCTGCAATCCTCACACAATTTCAACAGATTCACAATTATACCATCTAGAATTCAACATGGCAGCTGTGATCTATATGattttacaataaaaaaaaaaactccaccaACACTCTGAGATATATCACCAGTAAATACTGTGGAATAAGCATGGGGCCCAGAGATTGCATTTactacaacaaatacaaattcAAACGTTTCTGTGTCATTGACACTGATATAGATGGCTGATATACAAAGAACATGGATTGCCTATTTACTGAGTGGAATCAATGATAACACAATCTATAGATTGTTGGGCACTTCCTGTtcccttatatatatatacaagtgCACGCATTGACGGGATCTAACAATAAACCTGGGAGTATGTGAATGCTGCTGCTTATCATACTAGCCAATGCCATGTTGTGTTGGTGATTGGTGAATACAGTATTTATGTAGTGGCTATTTCTCCATTTAGTGTCTACAATATGTGAACAGCTATTAGACTGTCTACAAAGTCTGTCTACTGTCTGtttcttcttttaaaaaaaggtCCATAAACAATTTGACAATGCATACCACAGATAAAGTTAAAACGATGGAGGGGTGATGCACGGGCATCCAAAATGGACCTGCTTTCtggcatgtagcctatgttacTAGGTTGAAAGCCGTTGGGCTAACACAGAAAAGAATTTGATTACATATTCATATATTCCTCATTAATACATATTGTTTGATGGTGCATGAACAGACGCCTGTGCCCGGTTTGTTACCACAAGACATATGTCAGGTCCATCGTTTCCCTTCAGCGAAACAGTACAATCTTGCGTAAACGTAGACTACAGCCATTTTTTATACACAAATACTCTTTCCAAGGGCATATGTGCAACTTCTTACAAAGACGAACAGGACCTCAAAACAGGGCAGGCAGTGATCATGCGCGACAAAAGTTCTGCTTCATCCTTCTTATTGCATTGCGTAAAGCATGGTGTTTACAGTAGATATGCGGAACTATGACCActtataacaataacaatatataGTCATACGCATTGATAGAATGCCCCTTTACAAAAAACCCACGCGTCAATTAGCCTACACCAGACTTGGTTGTTGTTCTGCAACGAAAACATAGCTGCTAGCTTATTAAAACCGAAAATAAGCAAGGTCATGTGCCAGAAGTGATTACTAGATGTGACCGTGCGTCCCATGACTTTACCCCTTCCCTTAATTCAACTATTTGTCATATTTCACTGACTAGCTTGCACGTTGGATATTATTTTTAGTAACAGATGgcattcatgttgttttattgaAGCAATGTCGTGGTAGCCTGCAAACCTTGCGTCGATCGtgggattgtgtttgtgttttttaatgGTTTACCTTCCCGATAACCTATAGTTTAAGGTGTGACATATTTTTGGAATTTGCCCGGCCAAAACTTTCGATATTGGCATCATGTGTTCTCGTATGAAGCTAGGGCAACACTGCAAGCACTCGCACAGCCTCTCGCTCATGCGCACTGACTGCTGCCTGAGCAATTTGTCAGTACTCGTGGGAGAATTTGGGTAAGAAACACACAAATTAAAACAATTGTATCATAGAATAAAACTGTTTAGGTCGCAAATTACGCACTATAATAAACCGCGGTAGGTTGTACTTTACTTTCGGTAGAGGTTTATTGCGACAGAATTAGACTAAAACTTAGCAATAAAGTACAAAACGACTGGACGTGTCATCAATAATTTCAGCCAGGAAGAGCTTCAATGTGATAGTGCATGAAATGAATTACTCTTTTAAACGACTGTAAAAGTAGCGTCGAAAATTACCACAGTCGATAGAAAACGTTACGTTGTACATTTATTGTGTCTTGCAGACGCGTACTAAATGATATTTTGTACTCTTTCAAAAATAATGCAAGGTTTAGTGCATTCCCTCGTATGGCTGGAAGCGGCAGGAACTGGGCGCTAGTCAAACGAGCGAGACGAAAATATATCTATCACCATTTTCTTCCATAGAGATTTTTTGACACTTAAATTATTATTTCTGCTATAATGCAACGAGTCTGCGGGCCTGTGGGTGAGAATTATATAGAGTATATTCCAGCTCCGCCATTTTGGGAAACTGCCTTTAAAACACATTAAATAGTATGAGACCAAAGAAAAGTGTTTATATCTGATACAATGCGTTATTCGCGGATTGCAGGGCGATTGCTTCTTAATGCTTGTAGCACACCTAGTTTTTCTAATACAAAGAAAACCGCACAGGTTGGCTCGTATTGAATCATTTCGCCCTACTCGTTATAAAAAAGTATTTGGGGAATAGAGCTCGAAAGAAATATtaataaaaggcaaaacaaacaaagcgaGCCAACTGAAAATACACATTTATGTTGGCATATCACCTCCCTCTGTCAAACCGGCTGGCAATTTATTACATCACACCTATTACATTATAATTAATCCAAACTATTTATGTAGCCTGACAAATTATTTTTACGTTGAAACCTAGCGATCATGATGGATTTCAGACAGTTTAGGGTGAGAAATCAACTATTCGTGTCAAAATGAACTTAGTTTAGATACCTATTTGATGAATAGATTATCTACGATTTGCACTGTTAATGTCACTGGTTAGATGCCTGCACTTAGCCTAATTTTATGGTCTGACAAACAAATAACATACGTAATACGCGATCATAAATTGATACAAGTTATTAACATGCATATGAACGCGTTTATTGACAGAGAAGGGACTGGATTACTATTTTATTTAGTGAAATCTGTTCAAAATACGTGCGAATTTCTCGTCTCCATTTTTTGCTTAGTGATTTCATTGTTGAATAGGGTCTTGAAAGTTTCCAGCGCAGTCGTTCAAATATAGACAGCAGCGACATCTAGCGTTGGAAGGGCGGGATGGTATAGCTCGCTGTACAGTAAGACTAGGCCTCACATCAAGCCCCGAGTAGAGAAGTGATTGTGAAGGAAGCCTTTGGTTAGGACAGAACCAAACGTGGTtgtaagaagaaaaaaaaaaaacgtatagAAGCATAGGACAATCATTTTTTTGTATATTGTTTTATCAGACTATCAGTGCTAGCTGTATGGCAGGAGTTAAAGTTTAATGTTAAGAATTCCAAATATGTTTAAAGCCATTCAATTCTAGCATAAAGTTATATTTTTGTCTCCAGCAGGActactggtaaaaaaaaaaatcatgtttgATGATTGTTAGGAAATGTTATATGATGATCTCCCCAAATTAAATGAATTGCATTCTTCTTGCAGACAAGCTTAGCATTTGTCATGGAGGAGTCAGCCATGAATGCGGCCACTCCTGACTTTGACGTTTATGGAGCAATGGATTGGAAAGATGGAGTGGGAACATTGCCTGGAAGTGAACTGAAGGTTTGTCATTCCCATCTGCCAAAGTGCTTGTTGATATTACTTCATTGTTGCTTACAGAGGGCTGGGTGAGAattgatgtgagtgtgtgactatTTTGGACCATGTTGGGCTTCCAATGACTGTAGAAACTACCGTTAATGTATAGATGACTACAGTATAACATATTATGTAGTTATTGAATATAGCACTTGACTCACAAATCAATGATGATAATTACAACAGTGATAAtttactatactatatatatatatatatatatatatatatatatatatatatatatatatatatatatatatatatatatataatatggaTATTTACGCAATAATTGGCAACTTGCATTGTATTCTTACTTTAAAATGATACAACTACAGTCCTTACAGAGACAAGTAGTGAATCTGATAATATGGAATTGTCAGTTTTGCTAAGTTTGCCTCCGTAATACCTTTTCTGACCGCTCGGAAAAGCTTTGGGGTTCCTTTCCACCTAAGACCCTACTAAGCTGGTGGTGGCCTTGGCTTTGAAAACAAACTGCACCATGAGTCAGACGCCAGCCCTGTTTTGTGCTCTTTTCAGTTCCGGGTGAATGAGTTTGGGGTCCTGGAGGTCATAACCGATGAGGCAGATGACGACAGCGTTAAGAAGGCCCACGCCACGACCACATGGGCAGTCCCCACTGCCCAAGAAGGCAAGTTAATGCACTTGCTTTTGTTGTCCAGAACAAAAGAATTGGTGCTTTGCTAAACTGCTAGAACTCAAATGTGTCTGCGCAAGCTAAGCCACTTTTGTTGATGTGTTGGGCACATGAAGGTTGGTGTAAGGACATAAAATGTAACCCCTTTTTGATTTCTGTTTCTTTGTAATTTACTGATAATCACAAACAGCTGTTTAAACCACTTTAGGTGCTGAGATATTATTGAGGTGCACATGTAAGCCCATTTTGCTAATTTAAGACCAGGTTTGACTACCAGACATTGCATTTTAACTATGGACTTGTATTGTATGGATATCATGTAATATTATGGGAAATCATTTTGCTACAACTTTTGTTGTTTCAGTGCATCTGATGACTCTTGCTCAGGCAGATGTAGTCTGATTTGTTTAAGGCACTGTTAAATTGCTAGCATCATTACTCTACAAATTAATCTAAGAAGATGTTAAATGTTAATGAAAAATGAATGATTTTCTATCATGTAGCCTTTGAGGC
The nucleotide sequence above comes from Alosa sapidissima isolate fAloSap1 chromosome 6, fAloSap1.pri, whole genome shotgun sequence. Encoded proteins:
- the tmem244 gene encoding transmembrane protein 244 — encoded protein: MFLDYCCRCCSVTFIKRHGQLPVNNKLNDTWIVLQNLLMCMVTFYALYFIAVSLCIGIFRVEEVDSMLAPFDYTTQPSWHNPKYLVCVISTEVTYILGGLLFAWIVEEWVWDYAITVTLLHVGLTIAVMSDIPSTEHWWMALGAGLVMMILGGQILAYRLFRNNFVYPADLQNF